The following nucleotide sequence is from Phycisphaera sp..
GACCGTCGTAGATGGTGCATAGCCCGGCGTAGTAGGACTCGTTGATCTCGTTGAGGTCGGCCGCCAGGCTGATGGCGCGCCGCAGGGCGATCTTCTCGGGGGTGTACCCGCCGACCAGCTCGTCTTCCATGTTGAACGTGCGGAAGATGAAGTCGAGCTGCGGCTCGACAACGTACTCAACGCCGTTGCGACGCAGGCCGCGATCCATGCGCTTGGTGCGGGGATTGAAGGCCTTCTCGAAGAAGTCGAAGGGCAGCTCGATGAAGCCGAGCTTGCCGTTCTCGAAGTCGAGCCACAGCGGGTTGTCCTCGACGTACATCGAGAACTCGAGGCGATCGACCATCGGGATGCGTTGGCCGGCGGCCTTGTCCAAGCCGCGTTCGATGTCGGCCGACGACCAGCCCTCGCTGGGGTAGTAGGCTTCGCGGTAGTTGGGGTTCTTGACGACGGTGAAGGACTGCTTGGGACGCCACTCGCGGAACATGAACGGGCCGGTGCCCACGGGATTGGCCGAGAAGGCGTTCTCGCCGTTGGCGTTGTAGTACTCGACCGCCTCACGCGGCACGATGGAGGTCTGGAACATCTGGAGCACCCAGATGAAGCGGTAGATGGGCTCCTTGAGCACGACCTCGAACTCGGTGTCGCTGAGCTTCCGGAAGCCCTCCACGGGCGCGTCATAGTCGAACTGCGGGGCCTGGTCCTGGCGGGCCTTGTACTCATCGAAGCCCACGATGGTGTCGGCCAGCAGCCACCAGTTCTTGCCCTCGCTCGCACGCTGGTCGGCCAGACGCTTCAGCGAGTAGAAGAAGTCGTCGCTCTTGACCGCCCGGCCCTTGCCATTGGGGAAGCACTCGTTGTCGTGGAACTTCGCGTCCTCGCGAAGCTTGAACTTCCAGACCTTACGGCCCTGGTCGTCGGTGTAGCTGGTGGGCATCTCGGCCAGCAGCAGCGGCTCGATCTCATTGGGATTGGTGTACTTGGGCTGCAGCAGCGTCTCGTATACCTGCGTGCAGGCCATGTTGTCGTAGGTTGTCGAGCCTTGGGCGGGGTCGAGCGTGTTTGGGCCCACGGTGCGCATCGGCAGGCGGAGTACGGTCTCCTGGGCCGGAGCCAGGCTGGCCAGCACGGCCAGGGTGGCCAGAGCCATCGCCAAAATTGTTCGATATCTGTTTGCAGTCACCGCTGGCCTCCTTTTCGGTCGGGCCCACCTGGGCTTGATCCATATCCCTGAGGATGCAGGGTACCGGGTCGCCCCGTCTGCGCCAACTTCTTGGTCGCAAACAGGTTCGCGCTGGTCCCTGGGCAACAATACCGTCGAGAGGGGACCCGGGCGGCATGGAACATTTCCCCACCCGGGCCGACGCGAGTTGGCCTACCCATTGGTCGATAACGGGGTGGGACCAACCCCAGGAGGTGGGCTGTGAAGGGCGTAATACTGGCAGGCGGGCTCGGCACACGGCTACGGCCGCTGACATTGGTTACGAACAAACACCTATTACCGGTGTTCGATCGGCCCATGATCTATTACCCCATCGAGTGCCTCATGAATGCTGGCATCAGCGAGATCCTCATCGTCACCGGCGGCGAGCACGCGGGCGACTTCCTCAAGCTTCTTAAGAACGGGCAGGACCTGGGCGTGAAGCGGCTGGCGTACGCCTACCAGGAGGGCGAGGGCGGCATCGCCGACGCGCTCCGCCTGGCCAAGGACTTCGCCGACGGCGAGAAGATCTGCGTCGTGCTGGGCGACAACATCATCGAGGGCAACCTCAAGAAGGCCGCCGGCGAGTTCTTCACGCAGAAGAGCGGCGCCAAACTGCTGCTCAAGACCGTGGACGACCCCGAGCGATTTGGTGTGGTGCGCTTCGACGGCGATGGACCCGATGCGAAGATCGCCGAGATCATCGAGAAGCCGCAGGACCCGCCCAGCAATAGCGCGGTGACGGGCATCTACTTCTACGACTCGGACGTGTTCGACATGTGCGAGGGCCTCGAGCCCAGCGCCCGTGGTGAGCTCGAGATCACCGACGTGAACAACTACTACCTGAAGCGTGGCGACCTGACGTACGACACGCTCGAGGGCTGGTGGACCGACGCGGGCACGTTCGAGAGCCTGCACCGCGCCTCGACCATGGTGCGGGAGGGTGGAGCCAACCACACCCAGATGCCAGCAGCCGCAGGAGCCCACGCATGAGCAGCGCCGTGACGGACATGCCCACCGCCGCCGAAGCGCGCAAGCCCGAGCCCATCCGCACGGTCCAGCTCTCGCCGGCCGAAGCGTTCGAGATGGCCAAGGAGGAGCTCGAGCCGCTGCTGATCCCCGCGTCGATCTTCGCCGACGACCGCGGCTGGTCGGTCATGAACCTGATGCAGGGCGTGCTGGGGCCGGCCGGCCAGATCAACTACTCGGTCATGTACCCCAGCGTCATCAAGGCCTGGCACCGCCACACCAAGCAGACCGACTTCTGGCTGTGCATCAACGGGCACGTCAAGACCGGGATCTTCCGCGAGAGCGACGGCCGCCGCTGGATGGCCGTCGTCGGCGAACGCCGGCCGGGGGTGGTGATCATCCCCCCACCGCTGTGGCACGGCTGCGCGACCGTGGGCCACGAGCCGGCGGGGTTGTTGTACTACGTGACACACCAGTACGACCCGAGTACGCCCGACGAGTTCCGCATGGGGCATGACGCGGTCGAGGCGTTCCCGTGGGGCGTGCAGCACGGATGAGCGAGTTCGCTGGCAAATCGGTTCTTGTGCTTGGTGGCACCGGCATGCTTGGCCGTGCGCTGATGGCCGAACTCTCGGCCCGAGAGATCCAGTTCACCACGCTCTCGCGCGATGAGATCGATCTGGCAGAGCCCGACACGATTGCCAGTATGCAGCCGTGTGATGTCCTGTTCAACTGTGCGGCGTGGACCGATGTGGACGGTACCGAAGCGCACGAACCCGAGGCAACAAGGGCCAACGGCCACGCGATCGAGCAAATTCTTGGGGCGGGCAAGGCCGAATTGCTGGTCACCTTCGGCTCGGACTATGTTTTCGACGGTTCAGGCGTTGAGCCCTATCCGGTTGACCACACTCGCTCACCCGTGAACGCTTACGGCCGGTCCAAGGCTGTGGGCGAGGAAGCAATGGAAGCCGCCAACGAGGATCGCTGGCTGCACCTGCGTACGAGTTGGCTGTACGCGCCCTGGGGCAAGAACTTCGTGCTCACCATGCGCAAGCTGCTAGCCGAAAAGCCCTCGCTCTCAGTCGTCGACGATCAACGTGGCCGACCAACATCTGCCGAGCACCTGGCACGCTGCGCGATCGATCTTGCGCTGAACGAGAATCGCGGCCACTGGCACGCCACCGATGGCGGCGAATGCACCTGGTACGAGTTCGCTCAGGAAATCAAGCGCCTTACCGGCGCAACGGCAGACATCGAACCCTGCACGAGCGACGAATTCCCACGCCCCGCCAAGCGCCCGGCGTACAGCGTGCTGGACATCAGCAAGACCGAGGCCGAGCTGGGCCCGATGCCCCACTGGAAGGACAACCTGGCCGACGTGCTGCGTCGCGTGCCGGAAGGGATCACCAATGCCTGAGACGAGAACGTTCAAGCACTTGCTCGTGACGGGTGGCTGTGGCTTTATTGGATCGAACTTCGTGCGTTATCTGCTCGAAGCCCGGCCTGAAGTGCGCATCACAAATCTCGATGTGCTGACGTATTCGGGCAACCTCGAAAATCTCACGGGCATCGAAGACAACCCGAATTACACGTTCGTCAAGGGCGACATCGCCGACGGCGAACTGGTAGCCGGGCTGCTGGCCGAGTGCGACGGCGTCGTGAATTTCGCCGCCGAGAGCCACGTCGATCGCTCGATCCAGGACGCCTCGCCCTTCATCACCAGCAACGTGCTGGGCGCGCAGGTGCTGCTGCAGGCGTGTCGCAATACCTGGGGCGACGAGGGCAAGGCCGGCCGCTTCTTGCAAGTCGGCACCGACGAGGTGTACGGCTCGCTTCCCATCGACAAGCCCGAGGAACTCTTCACCGAGACCACGCCGCTCGATCCATCGAGCCCGTACTCGGCTTCGAAAGCCGCCGCCGACATGCTCG
It contains:
- a CDS encoding ABC transporter substrate-binding protein → MALATLAVLASLAPAQETVLRLPMRTVGPNTLDPAQGSTTYDNMACTQVYETLLQPKYTNPNEIEPLLLAEMPTSYTDDQGRKVWKFKLREDAKFHDNECFPNGKGRAVKSDDFFYSLKRLADQRASEGKNWWLLADTIVGFDEYKARQDQAPQFDYDAPVEGFRKLSDTEFEVVLKEPIYRFIWVLQMFQTSIVPREAVEYYNANGENAFSANPVGTGPFMFREWRPKQSFTVVKNPNYREAYYPSEGWSSADIERGLDKAAGQRIPMVDRLEFSMYVEDNPLWLDFENGKLGFIELPFDFFEKAFNPRTKRMDRGLRRNGVEYVVEPQLDFIFRTFNMEDELVGGYTPEKIALRRAISLAADLNEINESYYAGLCTIYDGPIPPGLDAHPEGHRVEESWMGPNLEAAREQLALAGYPNGEGLPPIEYVTSRGGKNKEMTDMLVRQLAEVGVRLEPVLVDFPDLIARVNRREVPFFGFAWASDYPDAENNLALFYSPNAAPGSNHGNYNRPEFDEMYETARLMEPGPERTALYTKMRDMIIADAPYVGALARNRYFMINDHMENAKPTQRFWSWFKYCDTNQTR
- the rfbD gene encoding dTDP-4-dehydrorhamnose reductase; the encoded protein is MSEFAGKSVLVLGGTGMLGRALMAELSAREIQFTTLSRDEIDLAEPDTIASMQPCDVLFNCAAWTDVDGTEAHEPEATRANGHAIEQILGAGKAELLVTFGSDYVFDGSGVEPYPVDHTRSPVNAYGRSKAVGEEAMEAANEDRWLHLRTSWLYAPWGKNFVLTMRKLLAEKPSLSVVDDQRGRPTSAEHLARCAIDLALNENRGHWHATDGGECTWYEFAQEIKRLTGATADIEPCTSDEFPRPAKRPAYSVLDISKTEAELGPMPHWKDNLADVLRRVPEGITNA
- a CDS encoding sugar phosphate nucleotidyltransferase, with product MKGVILAGGLGTRLRPLTLVTNKHLLPVFDRPMIYYPIECLMNAGISEILIVTGGEHAGDFLKLLKNGQDLGVKRLAYAYQEGEGGIADALRLAKDFADGEKICVVLGDNIIEGNLKKAAGEFFTQKSGAKLLLKTVDDPERFGVVRFDGDGPDAKIAEIIEKPQDPPSNSAVTGIYFYDSDVFDMCEGLEPSARGELEITDVNNYYLKRGDLTYDTLEGWWTDAGTFESLHRASTMVREGGANHTQMPAAAGAHA